Genomic DNA from Peribacillus simplex NBRC 15720 = DSM 1321:
TTTGCGTCCGTTGAAAGTCGTTTACGGTCCTCCAATAAATTTTACCGAATATCGCGAACAGAAAATATCAGCCGATGAAGCTACAAAAATCATCATGGACCAAATTGGGAAATTGATTTCCGAGCATAAATAGTCCTTCATACTTGACAATTTTCTGATTTTGTTAGAATTTATAAAATAAGGGTATTGTTCCTTATTGCGAATGAAAGGGAATATAAATTTTATTACTCTAAAAAAACTGTTTTTATCTTTATTAGGAAAGTGTTTTTATTGAACCACTTTAAATAAAATATGTGGCCGATGAAGAGGAAATTTGCTGATCAGTCATGGGTTAAGGAGGAGTTAGTAATGACAGAAGATATGAACCAGGTAGAAGTGAACAATTACAAAGTTGGGGATCAAGTTAAAGCAACCGTTTCGAAGGTAGAAGAAAAACAGGTCATTGTCAATGTGGAAAACAGCAAGACTGATGGAATCATACCTATCAGCGAGCTTTCAAGCCTGCATGTCGAAAAGGCGTCAGATGCCGTTTCGGAAGGTGATGCATTGGAGCTGGAAGTAATTAAAGTCGAAGAAGAAGCTCTCATTCTATCAAAACGTAAAATTGACGCTCTTAAAGCATGGGATGACCTGGAATTGAAATTTGAAAATGGAGACGTATTTGAGGCTGAAGTTAAAGATGTCGTCAAAGGCGGGCTTGTTGTAGATCTAGGCGTACGTGGTTTTGTTCCAGCTTCTCTAGTAGAAGACTATTTCGTTGAAGACTTTTCTGATTACAAAAACAAAACTTTAACATTCAAGATCGTTGAGCTTGAGAAAGACAAGAATCGCTTAATCCTCTCACATCGGGCAGTGGTCCAAGACCAAAAGGAAAAGCAAAAAGCAAACGTTTTGGATAAGATTGAAAGCGGGCAAGTGCTTGAGGGCGTGGTCCAAAGGATTACCGATTTTGGTGCCTTCGTGGATATTGGAGGCGTAGACGGCCTTGTCCACATTTCCCAGCTTTCCCATCAGCATGTCGACAAGGCATCCGATGTCGTTTCCGAAGGGGATAAGGTGCAGGTGAAAGTACTATCCATCGATCGTGATAATGAAAGGATTTCACTTTCCATTAAGGATACCCTTCCGGGACCATGGGCAGGCATTGCAGAAAAAGCGGCCAAAGGCTCTACACTGGAAGGTATCGTTAAACGCCTTGTTTCTTTCGGTGCCTTCGTGGAGATTTTTCCAGGAGTAGAAGGGCTTGTCCATATTTCACAGATTTCACACAAGCATATTGCCACACCGCAAGAAGTACTTAAAGAAGGCCAGTCTGTGGAAGTGAAAGTGCTGGAGGTCAATGAAACGGATCAACGTCTATCATTGAGCATTAAGGAACTTGAAGAACCTCAATCCAATTACAACACATCAGATTATGAGCTCCCTGAAGAATCGAAGGGCTTTCAGCTAGGTGAAATGATCGGTGATCAATTGAAAAAACTAAAATAAGATAATAATGGTGATGGCCTTGGAGAGAAAACAACGAAAATTAGATCATATAGAATTTGCGCTAAAGACAGGACAGCAGCATAAAACAGGACTAGAAGATATTTCGTTTATTCACCAAAGCTTACCAGGTATTTCCTTGAATAATGTGAACCTCACATCAGAAGTTGGCGAACTTGAATTAAGTTCGCCAATTTTTATAAATGCCATGACCGGAGGCGGAGGCCCTGAAACCGAAAAATTGAATGGTGACCTAGCCATTGCTGCACGGGAAACAGGAATCGCCATGGCGGTAGGATCGCAAATGGCAGCTATCAAGGATTCTAGCCAGCAAGCTTCCTTTAAAGTTGTAAGGAAGGAAAATCCTGATGGTGTGTTGATTGGTAATCTCGGTGGTGAAGCAACAGTCGAACAGGCTAAGCGGGCCATCGAAATGATCAGGGCCAATGCCCTTCAGATACATATTAACGTCATCCAAGAATTGACGATGCCTGAAGGGGACAGGGATTTTGCGGGTACCCTTTCGAGAATAGAAAAAATCAGCAGAACGATCGGAATTCCTGTCATCGTAAAAGAGGTTGGATTTGGGATGAGTATGGAAACGGTGCAGCAATTACATTCCGTGGGTGTTTCGATTATTGATGTAGGCGGGTTTGGCGGAACGAATTTTGCTAAAATCGAGAATGAAAGACGAGCAAAAATACTCGGATATTTTAATGAATGGGGCATACCGACAGCCGCTTCGATTGTCGAAGCAGTTAATGTTTCACCACAGTTATCAGTCATTGGGTCGGGTGGCATTCAAAGCCCTTTGGAAATTACAAAAAGCCTGGCATTAGGAGCGAAAGGTGTCGGATTGGCCGGACATTTCCTCAAGCTCTATAAAGAGTTGGGCTTGGAAAAATTGATTAAAGAAGTAAATTACATACATGAAGATTTGAAGGTCATCATGACTGCACTCGGGTGCGCTAATATCTCAGAGCTAAGGAAATCGAAATTAGTCATCAAAGGAAATACCTATCATTGGTTATCTCAAAGAGGCATTGATTGTTCGGCTTATGCTAAATGAATGACCACAAAGGAAGCATCTCAATTGAAACGAATTGAGATGCTTCTTTTTGTTCAGGAATAGACTTAACTATTCCTTTTTCGTGCCTCTTCAGGGCTTTCCATTCTTGTTGCCCCTTTATGATCCAGCGATTGGTCCCTGTCGGACTCCACCCGTTTACTTTCTTTCAATTTCTTCTCTTGCCGATCTTTTCCCATGTTCACACCTCCTTTTTAAATGGTAGGGGGAAGGTTTTCCTCATCAAATGCCGTGCTTTACGTTTATACTTTGAATAAACAAGCCATAATGTTCCTAAAAGGGGGACGGCAGCATGGATGGAATTATATTTTATTGGATTTCATGGATAGTTTGGGTCATTGTCATGTTTTTTATTCCGAAAACGGTTCCCTTTCGTTTTGATTTTATTTTTCATCTATTAGCCGTTATGGTATTAGCGTGCTATAAACTGGAGGCTCCCTTGGTTTCCGTGCATTTGAGCGGTCCGTATCTTTTCTTTATACTGTGTGTGTATATTAGGAAGAAATCAATCATCAAGATGATGGAACTGATCAGCGGAAGTCTTATTATCACTCTCGCTTATGCTAGTTTTCAACTTTTTTCTTTGCTTGATCCGATATGGCTTATCATGAAACCCTCTTATCTTTTGTGTATTTTCCTGAATTATCTTATCCTACTACTTTTTAAAAATTGGAAACATCGATTGTTCGTCCTTTTAATTGGGATGATGATGGGAGATATCATATATGCTGGATTGCTTGCTTACCACTCTTTACCTTATGTGGCACTTGCTTACGCATGGCATGATAATGCAGTTCTGGTATTGGGCGCAAACATACTGTGGAGAATGTTGGAACTGGTTGGCCAATACATTTATTTAATATCCCAATCGAGATTTTTATCAAAACAAGGAAAAGAGAATTTTAATCAATGAAGAGTATGTTGGAAAAGTAGGTATGGGGTATTAGCCGCTTTATCAAAAGGCAGAAGTATAAATGGAACCAATTGGAATTGGAAGGCTTTTATTCATACAATCATTGTTGATTGGCGAGAAATTTGTTACTATAGGATAGTTAGAGGTCTGTAGATAAATCGTAAAATGCTCTAAACAATTAAAAAGGAAGCCGTATGTCGAAGCTTTCTTCATTTTTTTGGGCTGATTATAATCAAGTTTGAGCATGCAGAGGGTTCAGCTTCACGTCACCTTAGGAACTGGGGCGTCAAGTGGACAAACTGCCCGTGAATACTAGATGAGATTAACTGAACATCAGTTGGGATTTTCATACTGATGAAAGATTCCTTTAAATGATGATGGATACAGCCTTTTCCTTTTAAAGGAAATAATGAAAATCAATAATGCAAAGCAACCGTAATAAATGCATTCATGAATTTCGTGACTTTGACAGAGATATAGTAGCAGAAAGGGTGAATAGCAATGCCAAAACCGGTAATTGCGATAGTCGGTCGTCCGAACGTGGGAAAATCGACAATCTTTAATAGGATAGTTGGAGAACGGGTTTCGATTGTCGAAGACGTTCCTGGAGTAACTCGGGACAGGATTTATAGTTCTGGTGAATGGTTGACACATGATTTTAACATTATTGATACAGGTGGAATTGATATCGGTGACGAGCCGTTCCTAGAACAAATTCGCCAGCAGGCTGAAATTGCCATCGACGAAGCCGATGTGATAATTTTTATGACGAATGGTCGTGAAGGGGTAACGGCTGCTGATGAAGAAGTC
This window encodes:
- the fni gene encoding type 2 isopentenyl-diphosphate Delta-isomerase, which translates into the protein MERKQRKLDHIEFALKTGQQHKTGLEDISFIHQSLPGISLNNVNLTSEVGELELSSPIFINAMTGGGGPETEKLNGDLAIAARETGIAMAVGSQMAAIKDSSQQASFKVVRKENPDGVLIGNLGGEATVEQAKRAIEMIRANALQIHINVIQELTMPEGDRDFAGTLSRIEKISRTIGIPVIVKEVGFGMSMETVQQLHSVGVSIIDVGGFGGTNFAKIENERRAKILGYFNEWGIPTAASIVEAVNVSPQLSVIGSGGIQSPLEITKSLALGAKGVGLAGHFLKLYKELGLEKLIKEVNYIHEDLKVIMTALGCANISELRKSKLVIKGNTYHWLSQRGIDCSAYAK
- the rpsA gene encoding 30S ribosomal protein S1; amino-acid sequence: MTEDMNQVEVNNYKVGDQVKATVSKVEEKQVIVNVENSKTDGIIPISELSSLHVEKASDAVSEGDALELEVIKVEEEALILSKRKIDALKAWDDLELKFENGDVFEAEVKDVVKGGLVVDLGVRGFVPASLVEDYFVEDFSDYKNKTLTFKIVELEKDKNRLILSHRAVVQDQKEKQKANVLDKIESGQVLEGVVQRITDFGAFVDIGGVDGLVHISQLSHQHVDKASDVVSEGDKVQVKVLSIDRDNERISLSIKDTLPGPWAGIAEKAAKGSTLEGIVKRLVSFGAFVEIFPGVEGLVHISQISHKHIATPQEVLKEGQSVEVKVLEVNETDQRLSLSIKELEEPQSNYNTSDYELPEESKGFQLGEMIGDQLKKLK
- a CDS encoding YpzI family protein, whose protein sequence is MGKDRQEKKLKESKRVESDRDQSLDHKGATRMESPEEARKRNS